The sequence ggaataaaagtatgtttttaagagagatttaaaaacaggaagacatgacatgacaatcaacaatgtccacacaaagaaggacagcaacaacttaaatagccaaCACAAAACatgtgctcaaaggaagacatgaaactgctacatgaaaacaccaacaaaacaggaagggccaccaaaataacagcgcaagacaagaactaaagcacttcacacaggaaaacacccaacaaactcaaaataaggcacgacgacctggtggagtttcattttttttaacgttttttgctggtggtgtgcctctgtattttttaatgacaaaaatgtgccttgcctcaaaaaaggttgaaaatcactgctataAGTGCTTTacattaaacaacacattcacacAAAGGTGTTTTCCACAACTCAGGAGAAGTTAGGTGTCTTGCTCAGAACACCTCAACGTAAGCTCTCCAGGCCAGGATCAAACTGGTAACCCTCCAGTTACAAGACGACCACTGTACCCACTGAGCCATGCCGCCCCACTGCAGTAGGGTGATGGAATGAAACCCCATCACCCACTAGACCTTTGTGATATTAAAGAACAAACAAGTTTTGTAAAACATCAAACTACCCTGCTCCGTTTGGACGTGCCTAAAGAAAGCAATGCTTCAGGGTAGGTGGGCGCGGCCTGTTCATTCATAACAAAGTAGAGTGGGGGTATATGAGTGGATACATTCAGGAGTTCTCACATTGTCAGGAACGTCATCTTTCACTGCTGCAGTCATGACCTGCCCGACCAGCGGATTCCAACTCCTCGTAGTCCTGCTATTCCTGAGCGGGAGCTGCACGGCCGTCTCCAATGACGCCAGAGAGTCCGCTGGTGCTCAGCCGGTCCACATCGCCCAGGAAGAACCGCCCCGGGATGATGCGAACCAGGCGAGGAATGGTGGCAAACAGCAGTCTGAACTCGTCCACGATGGTGAGTGGAAAGCAATTGAACACACGTAGCAAAGGTGGATGCTTTCAGTTATTGATCAAATGTTGTAATCGGAATTCTTATAATGTAGAACATTTTATTTAATGGTGTGgaaacatgtattttattttgatgggacattttttggggaaatgtagaaTTCTGGTAAAAGTGGTCATTTCAAAGACGTTGATGCTGGAATTGGGTTGAGAAACGTGAAAGCAGTAAGAATTTGTGACAATTGTAAAATGTGGAATTTCATAAAAAGTGGGAATCTCTGAAAAAGTAAAAAATGGGAATTATTTAAAGTGTAAAATCGACAGCCTGAATGTCCCGATTGGGAGGAATGTGTTGATTTTtggaataagttgaaaaatgtggaattagtACGAATCATATAAAAATCAAATGAAATTTGTGTAACTGAAAATGTGTCATTGATAATGTGAAATTTtgtgaaaagtgggatttttttgagATGTAAAATGTTCCGGGTCAAATGTTTGTTTGGGATTTTCTGGGGGGCTGTGCAATGCTGATAGGCCGAATGTCCCGAATGATCTTAATGTTTTGCTGAGAAATGTGCAACTTGTAGAAATTCCCAATCATTTTGTTGAGGAAAATGTGAGGACTTTTAAAAATGTGCCATCAGATAGCCCTCATGTTCTGACTTAGCTTAACATTTTAATATTGGTTTTGTTGGAATACGTTGAGAAATGTTTGTCTTAAGATATAAGGGGATTTGTGTTTGGAAAAtggggaattttgagaaaagtgGTAATCTTTGGGATGTGGAATGTTGTTAGACCAATTGTCCCAAAAGTCTAGAGATGTGAGAAACTCGAAAAAAAGGTCCATTTATTTTAAATGAGAATTTTGTTACAAAAATGTGGAATTAAGGaacatttttagaaatgttttggAATGTCTCTAATGATAGCCATAGTGTCCTAAATTGGATTAATGTTTagatgttgaaatggtttaaattaGTTAAAAATGTGTTCTAAGAATTCTTAATATATGTGAAATCGGAAAATGTAGAATTTCtgcaaaagtgggattttttatcaatgtaaaattattagcctgaatgtcctgaatgaatgGAACATTTGGATTTTTGGAATGAGTTGAGAAATGTggacacattttaaaaatgtccaaCTGCAAGGTTGATAGTACAATCAGACTCCTCCGAATCGAATCATCAAATGGGCAGACGGCCCTATAAATTTCTGTTTTGGATGGTTTTGTCACACAAAATGGGCAATTTTGGGAAACATGGGACATTTTTATATGTGGAATATGGTCAATTGAATGTTTTcagtaagaggaatgttttcatgTCGGAATGTTTTGAATTGGCTAAGTATCATagaaataataaattattttgtCACGGAAAATGTGGAAGTATGGAAAATGTGTGGATTTTTGGAAATGTGCTAATAGATGAGGATGTGGGAATAGTTTGAATCAGTtcagaaatgtggaagtagtatggATTTTTAAGATATAAGAGATTTTGTGTTTGGAAAAAGGGGGATTCAGGAAAGAAATGGGAATTTTTTGTCAGATAGCCAGAATGTCCTGAATTATCTGAATATTTTGAtttttggaagggtttgaatcagttgagaaatgtggaacgaGTAAAAATTCTCAAGATCAAAAGAAATTTGCGTTATGGAAAATGGGGAATTTTGgagaaagtgggatttttttaggaTGTGTAAAAATAGGTTTGAATTTCCTGAATAAGTTGAATGTTCTTGTGTTGGAATGGTTAGAAGTGGTTCAGAAATACAGCATAAGAAATGTGGAACTTGTCATTCAGTTTCATAAAATTTTGGTCTCAAAAATGTGAAATTACAAAACTGGtaatttttttggaatgtttcaaAAGATGGCCATCGATCGTGTCCTACTTTTTGATTATGTATGGTTTGTTTGAATTAAATGATGCATGAATTAATTTTTCCTGCCATAGATCTAGACCAGAGCCAGGTGGGCTGCAGGGAGTTGAGGTCCACCAAGTACATTTCAGACGGACAATGCACCAGCATCAACCCCATTAAGGAGCTGGTTTGTGCTGGCGAGTGTCTGCCGGCTCACCTGCTGCCCAACTGGATCGGTGGCAGTCCCACCGGTAGGTTCTGGAGCCGCAGAGAGGCCCAGCAGTGGCGCTGCGTCATCGACCGAACCCGAACTCAGCGTATTTGGCTCCAGTGCCAGGACGGCAGCACCAGGACCTACAAGATAACCGTAGTGACCTCGTGCAAGTGCAAACGCTATTCCAGAGAGCAGAACGACTCCGGACACAAAGACGCCTTGGTGCACGGCGGAAAACAGAAGAGGAAACACAGGCGGGAATAACATCCCGAGGACCAATCTGGTAGTAAATCAGACGAGTAGAAACCATAGCAGCTACACAAGAAACCTCCTGATGACATCCTTAAATGTATACAATACATTATTCAAAGTCGATAGTTTAGTTTTAATGGTTGTGCTATGCATCTGTTAAATAAGCTACTTTTCCAAAGAAATACAGTAGTAGAGTGTCTGACTAGATCTACATGTAATAGAGTGCAGAGCTCACTGAAAGAGGTTGGaaaatgtaaatatgtgtttGTCAAACATGTTGGTGAGTTAGCAGGCtactttttttagtttgtgaaagttGTTGTATGATTCAGAGCAGAACAGGTTGTGACACATGCTGATATCTAGTATAAGCAATAAATACATAGACATTGTTTCAAGAAGGATTTTTTGTCTTCATCAAGACTCATCAAGCGGTTGTCAATTTCACAGATTTGTTCAGCAGTAAAATGGATTAAAGTACAACAGTACAATCGTGGGAAGTCTCTTTAAATaaagggggcggtatagcttggttggtagagtggccgtgccatcaacctgagtgttgcaggttcgatccccgcttcctccaccttgggcaagacactttacccccacccacactggtttaaatgtaacttagatattgggttttcactatgtaaagtgctttgagtcactagagaaaagcgctatataaatataattcacttcactaaagtGTTGCtagagcttgtttacttcagatgtagtcatttgttcaatttATGTATTCATACTAGTAGGAGCTCCTCAGGGTTCCATGTTAGGTCTTCTCCTTTTAATTATTTGGGCTGTTCAGCAAGTGGCTcgcaagttcagttaaaaaactTGTGAGGGTTAGGAGGTCGCTTCTGTAACGCTGACAAAACTAATAGACcaaattcaaatgtctactaaagaGGATGCGGGTTTtacagaaaatacaaaataagactgTTAGTGAAGGAAGAAGTCCCACCCCATggtctttagctttctggaaTGTGGCCCCCAAAGCAATTTATTTTGTCTactgcacctccaagtccgagtccatggttattgcccggaaaagggtggagtgtcatctccgggttggggaggagatcttgccccaagttgaggagttcaagtacctcggagtcttgttcacgagtgaaggaagagtggagcgtgagatcgacaggcggatcggtgcggcatcttcagtaatgcggacgctgtatcgatccgttgtggtgaagaaggagctgagccggaaggcaaagctctcgatttacaggtcgatctacgttcccatcctcacctatcgtcatgagctttgggtcatgaccgaaaggacaagatcacgggtacaagcggccgaaatgagtttcctccgccgggtggcggggctctcccttagagatagggtgagaagcgctgtcatccgggaggagctcaaagtaaagccgctgctcctccacatcgagaggagccagatgaggtggttcgggcatctggtcaggatgccacccgaacgcctccctagggaggtgtttagagcacgtccgaccggtaggaggccacggggaagacccaggacacgttgggaagactatctctcccggctggcctgggaacgcctggggatcccccgggaagagctggacgaagtggctggggagagggaagtctgggcttccctgcttaggctgctgcctgcGCGACCTGAcctaggataagcggaagaagatggatggatggatggatttactaaCTTACTTTGGGTGACCTACTATTTAAGGTTTTCATACGCCCCACTTTTCATATGATTCAGTTTTTGACAaaacattttgtttaccatctTGGTGAT is a genomic window of Nerophis lumbriciformis linkage group LG11, RoL_Nlum_v2.1, whole genome shotgun sequence containing:
- the LOC133610051 gene encoding sclerostin domain-containing protein 1-like, with the translated sequence MLQGTSSFTAAVMTCPTSGFQLLVVLLFLSGSCTAVSNDARESAGAQPVHIAQEEPPRDDANQARNGGKQQSELVHDDLDQSQVGCRELRSTKYISDGQCTSINPIKELVCAGECLPAHLLPNWIGGSPTGRFWSRREAQQWRCVIDRTRTQRIWLQCQDGSTRTYKITVVTSCKCKRYSREQNDSGHKDALVHGGKQKRKHRRE